Proteins from a single region of Kogia breviceps isolate mKogBre1 chromosome 5, mKogBre1 haplotype 1, whole genome shotgun sequence:
- the LOC131756925 gene encoding LOW QUALITY PROTEIN: interferon-induced GTP-binding protein Mx2 (The sequence of the model RefSeq protein was modified relative to this genomic sequence to represent the inferred CDS: inserted 2 bases in 1 codon; deleted 1 base in 1 codon; substituted 1 base at 1 genomic stop codon), with amino-acid sequence MRASPPVACGSPALPSLGLTWRMKWLNKIEDIXTKQVETADNLMRLQFRMEQLIYCQDQIYSVVLSRVXEEIFNPVGKAPQNLQSKSPLLNDPPSFSAFVEIWVHLNVYFSETSKHLTNQIPFIIQYFMLQENGDYLQKAMMQILQEKQHYSWLLQEQSDTTAKRRFLKEKVYQLAQAWGALYEFPQLKG; translated from the exons ATGCGAGCTTCCCCGCCTGTGGCTTGCgggagccctgccctgccctccctgggTCTCACCTGGCGGATGAAGTGGCTG AATAAGATTgaagacat aacaaaacaagTGGAAACAGCAGACAATCTGATGCGGCTTCAA TTCAGGATGGAGCAACTGATTTATTGTCAAGATCAGATTTACAGCGTGGTTCTGAGCAGAGTCTGAGAAGAGATTTTTAACCCAGTGGGAAAGGCTCCACAGAATCTTCAGTCCAAATCGCCCCTTTTAAATGATCCGCCTTCATTTTCTGCCTTTGTTGAGATCTGGGTCCACCTGAACGTGTATTTCTCG GAAACCAGCAAACATCTCACCAACCAGATCCCATTCATAATTCAGTATTTTATGCTCCAAGAGAATGGTGATTACTTGCAGAAAGCCATGATGCAGATACTACAGGAAAAACAGCACTATTCCTGGCTGCTTCAAGAACAAAGTGACACGACAGCCAAGAGGAGATTCCTTAAGGAGAAAGTTTACCAGCTGGCTCAGGCATGGGGAGCTCTCTATGAATTCCCCCAGTTAAAGGGGTAA